Proteins from a genomic interval of Melospiza georgiana isolate bMelGeo1 chromosome 20, bMelGeo1.pri, whole genome shotgun sequence:
- the PPP1R26 gene encoding protein phosphatase 1 regulatory subunit 26 isoform X2, which yields MFLMDAPPLVALQTKWESFGPARNCRYPVCFPESDSNVTRTSVSAKVQMIINNLQSQEPALGMNNECGCVVQKKQKGEKGSSARVTSSTTLLQKHPQYTQCGRPEGSDGSEVEGNVEFETLLLDSDSDDSVDRGIEEAIQEYLKTKSKSAQSLPRNAERSGNVGRDKRFKREFSQNKVASNLLPVKFNAEMLSEEYLSDHLGIGKRIQPASPQSISSDDSFEQSIQAEIVQFLNEKKQQEISKCVTEEDKKDSRVRSVLKCNKEATNRTNCGAIKQGCNALLLRHHPKLQKSSAQSKCLQSKIQAEPSDFSQVNQAYLETGTASQPWLVEEDEGSAAHYWEPREALIQESMHTSDSSSDDGIEEAIQLYQLEKIRKEAGHAANCVPLQREPFDPKGMADISASLTISSTKSASPEIHKNPTSNKRKEVNSKSTGLESTSNDFNKLFKPLKKARHFALPENKITACELTLQASCRADTSAELMCAEAILDISKTIMPSQMGSDNKSLTADSFFSPQLLSSSRCESDSSLVDSDDSIEQEIRAFLALKAQSENLGTKPPSLSRSMQMPLPSDPNSLTGSLEPALPKTLKLSLSRKRRLKREGRTAKQGGSKVPEQLETGLVQPGHHSKFPVLQEEPAPRSPTELRDAQSNKDPRQQQLMSPKLSGSDGSRCVPLDSVNPFLQVQSSTKKPVKNPIQTPEREGSGDESSSLDSDEDLDSAIKDLLQSKRKLKKKSKDQKAQCKKKVRFSETETQLLDEFSGLQQNEWKCKNPSLLKSCLSKPRKAVRENAVRNPPDNIKLPNDKPETMKNLESNLQLKKGNKPKPVSNQRGAKNRKCAFPAVSDASDSSSVDSDDSIEQEIRRFLAEKAKDSASNSEMQKGDASLDLLRATKQTGNKGKAKQQPVENEIDLVLGQSRKTEAAQQTEEVKNSQRTEGKSAMLAGSGKCASSAENVPTTGQSKAKQGLGGVRGGAAEELPGSATGKRNVHNTEPPKPSRNEGCKVRKVMNAKPRSKRKNTFQLKISSKFIAGLKYARDRKKSMLLNKKQKAECLLSQSSALGMETASQDTDVLNPLPKGEITPAIKEPSSSQKLIVGGASPHVAESCAGAGCVQEAAEGCRKADAPGDQSQCSLPSQEWSVAAGKADKVGRGASRAENTQMWIKEGDIHQGSWADPTADPPHPECSVGKADKASREPAQHSARVDSKGGNNQLDKRPDPSLACPRHEFHVTAAAVHDSGGARADNSVQMCIKEEKADRQGEIQVSSSKMEGKIPVLQNREAASEVHQGQEFLTKTCAKFTDLPAGDCPGSLLGKKVSNM from the coding sequence ATGTTCCTTATGGATGCTCCTCCTCTGGTAGCTCTTCAGACAAAATGGGAGTCCTTTGGGCCAGCAAGGAATTGTAGATACCCCGTGTGCTTCCCTGAGTCCGACAGCAACGTCACCAGAACCTCCGTGAGCGCCAAAGTTCAGATGATCATAAACAACCTGCAAAGCCAAGAGCCTGCCCTGGGTATGAACAATGAGTGTGGCTGTGTTGTGCAGAAGaaacagaagggagaaaaaggcagcagtgccagagtcACATCCAGCACCACGCTGCTGCAGAAGCATCCTCAGTACACCCAGTGTGGGCGCCCCGAGGGTTCTGATGGCAGCGAAGTGGAAGGGAATGTAGAGTTTGAGACTCTGCTGCTCGATTCTGACAGCGACGATTCTGTGGACCGAGGGATAGAGGAAGCCATCCAGGAGTacttgaaaacaaaaagcaaaagtgCCCAGTCGttgccaaggaatgcagagcgTTCTGGGAATGTGGGCAGAGACAAAAGGTTTAAGAGGGAGTTCTCCCAGAACAAAGTGGCTAGTAACCTCCTCCCTGTGAAATTTAATGCCGAGATGCTCTCTGAAGAGTACCTGTCTGACCACCTGGGAATTGGGAAAAGAATCCAGCCTGCTTCCCCTCAGAGCATCAGCAGCGATGACTCCTTTGAACAGAGCATACAAGCTGAAATAGTGCAGTTCTTGAATGAGAAGAAGCAGCAAGAAATTAGTAAATGTGTTACCGAGGAGGATAAAAAAGATTCCCGTGTGAGATCTGTCCTGAAATGCAACAAAGAAGCAACAAACAGAACAAACTGTGGTGCTATAAAGCAAGGTTGTAATGCACTTCTCCTGAGACACCATCCCAAGCTGCAGAAATCCAGTGCCCAGTCCAAGTGTTTGCAGTCCAAAATCCAAGCAGagcccagtgatttcagccaGGTGAACCAAGCTTATCTAGAAacgggcactgccagccagccctggctcgtggaggaggatgagggaagTGCAGCTCATTACTGGGAGCCAAGGGAAGCACTCATCCAGGAGAGCATGCACACATCTGACTCGAGCAGTGATGATGGCATTGAAGAAGCCATCCAGCTTTACCAGCTGGAGAAAATCAGGAAAGAGGCAGGTCATGCAGCAAACTGTGTCCCTTTGCAGAGGGAACCATTTGATCCAAAGGGCATGGCAGACATTTCTGCCAGCCTGACAATTAGCTCCACAAAAAGTGCCTCACCAGAAATCCATAAAAACCCTACAAGCAACAAGAGAAAAGAAGTTAATTCCAAGTCAACAGGATTAGAAAGCACCAGCAATGACTTTAATAAGCTGTTTAAACCACTGAAAAAAGCCAGACATTTTGCACTTCCAGAAAACAAGATTACTGCTTGCGAGCTCACATTGCAGGCCTCTTGCAGAGCAGACACATCTGCAGAACTCATGTGTGCTGAAGCTATCCTGGATATTTCCAAAACAATCATGCCATCCCAAATGGGAAGTGACAACAAATCCCTCACTGCAGACTCCTTCTTTTCTCCCCAGCTTCTCTCCTCCTCCCGTTGTGAAAGTGACAGCAGCCTTGTGGACAGTGATGACAGCATAGAGCAAGAAATCAGGGCTTTTTTGGCTCTGAAAGCACAGTCAGAGAACCTTGGAACAAAACCTCCCAGCCTGTCACGCTCCATGCAGATGCCTTTGCCTTCTGATCCAAACAGCCTCACCGGGAGCCTTGAGCCTGCTCTGcccaaaacactgaaattatCCCTGAGTCGGAAAAGGAGACTTAAAAGGGAAGGCAGAACAGCAAAACAAGGGGGGTCAAAAGTACCTGAGCAGCTGGAGACAGGACTTGTGCAGCCAGGTCACCATTCCAaattcccagtgctccaggagGAGCCAGCCCCGAGGAGCCCCACGGAACTCCGGGATGCTCAGAGCAATAAAGACccgaggcagcagcagctgatgtcTCCCAAACTGTCTGGCTCTGATGGCAGCAGATGTGTGCCCTTGGACTCTGTAAACCCTTTTCTGCAGGTTCAGAGTAGCACAAAAAAACCTGTCAAAAACCCCATCCAGACCCCAGAGAGGGAGGGGTCGGGTGATGAGAGCAGCTCTCTGGACAGTGATGAGGACCTGGATAGTGCCATCAAGGACCTGTTACAGTCTAAAAGGAAGTTAAAGAAGAAATCCAAGGACCAGAAAGCTCAGTGCAAGAAGAAAGTCAGATTCAGTGAGACAGAAACTCAGCTGCTGGATGAGTTCAGTGGCCTCCAACAAAACGAGTGGAAATGTAAAAATCCCTCACTGCTAAAAAGCTGCCTCTCAAAACCTAGGAAAGCTGTGAGGGAGAATGCAGTCAGGAACCCTCCAGACAACATCAAACTTCCCAATGACAAGCCAGAAACCATGAAAAACTTGGAATCTAACTTACAGCTTAAAAAAGGCAATAAACCTAAACCAGTTTCAAACCAGCGGGGGGCTAAAAATAGGAAATGTGCtttcccagctgtgtcagaTGCCAGTGACAGCAGCTCAGTGGACAGTGATGACAGCATTGAGCAGGAAATCAGGAGGTTTTTGGCAGAAAAGGCTAAAGACTCTGCAAGCAATTCAGAGATGCAAAAAGGTGATGCAAGTCTGGACCTACTTAGAGCGACCAAACAAACTGGTaataaaggaaaagcaaagcagcagccGGTGGAAAACGAGATTGACCTGGTGCTGGGTCAGAGTAGAAAGACTGAGGCAGCTCAGCAAACTGAGGAGGTGAAGAACTCTCAGAGAACAGAAGGGAAAAGTGCAATGTTAGCTGGCAGTGGAAAATGTGCTTCCTCTGCAGAGAATGTTCCTACTACTGGTCAGTCAAAAGCTAAGCAAGGACTGGGGGGGGTCAGAGGTGGTGCTGCTGAGGAGTTACCTGGGAGTGCAACAGGTAAAAGGAATGTCCATAACACAGAGCccccaaaacccagcagaaaTGAAGGGTGTAAAGTGAGAAAAGTCATGAATGCAAAGCCCAGATCTAAGAGGAAGAATACCTTCCAACTAAAAATCTCAAGTAAATTTATTGCAGGTCTGAAATATGCCCGGGACAGGAAGAAATCGATGCTTTtgaacaaaaagcagaaagcagagtgTTTGCTCAGCCAGAGCAGTGCCTTGGGAATGGAAACAGCTTCCCAGGACACAGATGTACTTAACCCCTTGCCAAAAGGGGAAATTACACCAGCAATAAAAGAACCCAGTTCTTCTCAGAAACTCATTGTGGGAGGGGCGAGTCCCCATGTAGCAGaaagctgtgcaggagctgggtgtgtccaggaggcagctgagggTTGCAGGAAGGCTGATGCTCCAGGGGATCAGTCCCAGTGCAGCCTGCCCTCACAGGAATGGAGTGTGGCCGCAGGAAAAGCTGATAAGGTTGGCAGAGGAGCCTCCAGAGCTGAGAACACCCAGATGTGGATCAAGGAAGGAGATATCCACCAAGGCAGCTGGGCTGACCCCACTGCAGATCCCCCACACCCTGAGTGCagtgtgggaaaagcagataaAGCCAGCAGAGAGCCAGCTCAGCACAGTGCTCGGGTGGACAGTAAGGGAGGGAATAACCAGCTGGACAAGAGGCCAGATCCGAGTTTAGCTTGCCCAAGGCATGAATTCcatgtgacagcagcagcagtgcatgATAGTGGAGGAGCACGTGCAGATAACAGTGTGCAGATGTGcattaaggaagaaaaagctgACAGGCAGGGAGAAATTCAGGTATCCAGCTccaaaatggaaggaaaaatacCTGTCCTGCAGAACAGGGAAGCTGCTAGTGAAGTACACCAAGGACAGGAATTTTTAACCAAAACCTGTGCAAAATTTACTGACCTACCTGCAGGGGATTGCCCAGGTTCCCTCTTGGGAAAAAAGGTTTCAAATAT
- the PPP1R26 gene encoding protein phosphatase 1 regulatory subunit 26 isoform X1 produces the protein MFLMDAPPLVALQTKWESFGPARNCRYPVCFPESDSNVTRTSVSAKVQMIINNLQSQEPALGMNNECGCVVQKKQKGEKGSSARVTSSTTLLQKHPQYTQCGRPEGSDGSEVEGNVEFETLLLDSDSDDSVDRGIEEAIQEYLKTKSKSAQSLPRNAERSGNVGRDKRFKREFSQNKVASNLLPVKFNAEMLSEEYLSDHLGIGKRIQPASPQSISSDDSFEQSIQAEIVQFLNEKKQQEISKCVTEEDKKDSRVRSVLKCNKEATNRTNCGAIKQGCNALLLRHHPKLQKSSAQSKCLQSKIQAEPSDFSQVNQAYLETGTASQPWLVEEDEGSAAHYWEPREALIQESMHTSDSSSDDGIEEAIQLYQLEKIRKEAGHAANCVPLQREPFDPKGMADISASLTISSTKSASPEIHKNPTSNKRKEVNSKSTGLESTSNDFNKLFKPLKKARHFALPENKITACELTLQASCRADTSAELMCAEAILDISKTIMPSQMGSDNKSLTADSFFSPQLLSSSRCESDSSLVDSDDSIEQEIRAFLALKAQSENLGTKPPSLSRSMQMPLPSDPNSLTGSLEPALPKTLKLSLSRKRRLKREGRTAKQGGSKVPEQLETGLVQPGHHSKFPVLQEEPAPRSPTELRDAQSNKDPRQQQLMSPKLSGSDGSRCVPLDSVNPFLQVQSSTKKPVKNPIQTPEREGSGDESSSLDSDEDLDSAIKDLLQSKRKLKKKSKDQKAQCKKKVRFSETETQLLDEFSGLQQNEWKCKNPSLLKSCLSKPRKAVRENAVRNPPDNIKLPNDKPETMKNLESNLQLKKGNKPKPVSNQRGAKNRKCAFPAVSDASDSSSVDSDDSIEQEIRRFLAEKAKDSASNSEMQKGDASLDLLRATKQTGNKGKAKQQPVENEIDLVLGQSRKTEAAQQTEEVKNSQRTEGKSAMLAGSGKCASSAENVPTTGQSKAKQGLGGVRGGAAEELPGSATGKRNVHNTEPPKPSRNEGCKVRKVMNAKPRSKRKNTFQLKISSKFIAGLKYARDRKKSMLLNKKQKAECLLSQSSALGMETASQDTDVLNPLPKGEITPAIKEPSSSQKLIVGGASPHVAESCAGAGCVQEAAEGCRKADAPGDQSQCSLPSQEWSVAAGKADKVGRGASRAENTQMWIKEGDIHQGSWADPTADPPHPECSVGKADKASREPAQHSARVDSKGGNNQLDKRPDPSLACPRHEFHVTAAAVHDSGGARADNSVQMCIKEEKADRQGEIQVSSSKMEGKIPVLQNREAASEVHQGQEFLTKTCAKFTDLPAGDCPGSLLGKKVSNITSQPNHHLASLCFSVT, from the coding sequence ATGTTCCTTATGGATGCTCCTCCTCTGGTAGCTCTTCAGACAAAATGGGAGTCCTTTGGGCCAGCAAGGAATTGTAGATACCCCGTGTGCTTCCCTGAGTCCGACAGCAACGTCACCAGAACCTCCGTGAGCGCCAAAGTTCAGATGATCATAAACAACCTGCAAAGCCAAGAGCCTGCCCTGGGTATGAACAATGAGTGTGGCTGTGTTGTGCAGAAGaaacagaagggagaaaaaggcagcagtgccagagtcACATCCAGCACCACGCTGCTGCAGAAGCATCCTCAGTACACCCAGTGTGGGCGCCCCGAGGGTTCTGATGGCAGCGAAGTGGAAGGGAATGTAGAGTTTGAGACTCTGCTGCTCGATTCTGACAGCGACGATTCTGTGGACCGAGGGATAGAGGAAGCCATCCAGGAGTacttgaaaacaaaaagcaaaagtgCCCAGTCGttgccaaggaatgcagagcgTTCTGGGAATGTGGGCAGAGACAAAAGGTTTAAGAGGGAGTTCTCCCAGAACAAAGTGGCTAGTAACCTCCTCCCTGTGAAATTTAATGCCGAGATGCTCTCTGAAGAGTACCTGTCTGACCACCTGGGAATTGGGAAAAGAATCCAGCCTGCTTCCCCTCAGAGCATCAGCAGCGATGACTCCTTTGAACAGAGCATACAAGCTGAAATAGTGCAGTTCTTGAATGAGAAGAAGCAGCAAGAAATTAGTAAATGTGTTACCGAGGAGGATAAAAAAGATTCCCGTGTGAGATCTGTCCTGAAATGCAACAAAGAAGCAACAAACAGAACAAACTGTGGTGCTATAAAGCAAGGTTGTAATGCACTTCTCCTGAGACACCATCCCAAGCTGCAGAAATCCAGTGCCCAGTCCAAGTGTTTGCAGTCCAAAATCCAAGCAGagcccagtgatttcagccaGGTGAACCAAGCTTATCTAGAAacgggcactgccagccagccctggctcgtggaggaggatgagggaagTGCAGCTCATTACTGGGAGCCAAGGGAAGCACTCATCCAGGAGAGCATGCACACATCTGACTCGAGCAGTGATGATGGCATTGAAGAAGCCATCCAGCTTTACCAGCTGGAGAAAATCAGGAAAGAGGCAGGTCATGCAGCAAACTGTGTCCCTTTGCAGAGGGAACCATTTGATCCAAAGGGCATGGCAGACATTTCTGCCAGCCTGACAATTAGCTCCACAAAAAGTGCCTCACCAGAAATCCATAAAAACCCTACAAGCAACAAGAGAAAAGAAGTTAATTCCAAGTCAACAGGATTAGAAAGCACCAGCAATGACTTTAATAAGCTGTTTAAACCACTGAAAAAAGCCAGACATTTTGCACTTCCAGAAAACAAGATTACTGCTTGCGAGCTCACATTGCAGGCCTCTTGCAGAGCAGACACATCTGCAGAACTCATGTGTGCTGAAGCTATCCTGGATATTTCCAAAACAATCATGCCATCCCAAATGGGAAGTGACAACAAATCCCTCACTGCAGACTCCTTCTTTTCTCCCCAGCTTCTCTCCTCCTCCCGTTGTGAAAGTGACAGCAGCCTTGTGGACAGTGATGACAGCATAGAGCAAGAAATCAGGGCTTTTTTGGCTCTGAAAGCACAGTCAGAGAACCTTGGAACAAAACCTCCCAGCCTGTCACGCTCCATGCAGATGCCTTTGCCTTCTGATCCAAACAGCCTCACCGGGAGCCTTGAGCCTGCTCTGcccaaaacactgaaattatCCCTGAGTCGGAAAAGGAGACTTAAAAGGGAAGGCAGAACAGCAAAACAAGGGGGGTCAAAAGTACCTGAGCAGCTGGAGACAGGACTTGTGCAGCCAGGTCACCATTCCAaattcccagtgctccaggagGAGCCAGCCCCGAGGAGCCCCACGGAACTCCGGGATGCTCAGAGCAATAAAGACccgaggcagcagcagctgatgtcTCCCAAACTGTCTGGCTCTGATGGCAGCAGATGTGTGCCCTTGGACTCTGTAAACCCTTTTCTGCAGGTTCAGAGTAGCACAAAAAAACCTGTCAAAAACCCCATCCAGACCCCAGAGAGGGAGGGGTCGGGTGATGAGAGCAGCTCTCTGGACAGTGATGAGGACCTGGATAGTGCCATCAAGGACCTGTTACAGTCTAAAAGGAAGTTAAAGAAGAAATCCAAGGACCAGAAAGCTCAGTGCAAGAAGAAAGTCAGATTCAGTGAGACAGAAACTCAGCTGCTGGATGAGTTCAGTGGCCTCCAACAAAACGAGTGGAAATGTAAAAATCCCTCACTGCTAAAAAGCTGCCTCTCAAAACCTAGGAAAGCTGTGAGGGAGAATGCAGTCAGGAACCCTCCAGACAACATCAAACTTCCCAATGACAAGCCAGAAACCATGAAAAACTTGGAATCTAACTTACAGCTTAAAAAAGGCAATAAACCTAAACCAGTTTCAAACCAGCGGGGGGCTAAAAATAGGAAATGTGCtttcccagctgtgtcagaTGCCAGTGACAGCAGCTCAGTGGACAGTGATGACAGCATTGAGCAGGAAATCAGGAGGTTTTTGGCAGAAAAGGCTAAAGACTCTGCAAGCAATTCAGAGATGCAAAAAGGTGATGCAAGTCTGGACCTACTTAGAGCGACCAAACAAACTGGTaataaaggaaaagcaaagcagcagccGGTGGAAAACGAGATTGACCTGGTGCTGGGTCAGAGTAGAAAGACTGAGGCAGCTCAGCAAACTGAGGAGGTGAAGAACTCTCAGAGAACAGAAGGGAAAAGTGCAATGTTAGCTGGCAGTGGAAAATGTGCTTCCTCTGCAGAGAATGTTCCTACTACTGGTCAGTCAAAAGCTAAGCAAGGACTGGGGGGGGTCAGAGGTGGTGCTGCTGAGGAGTTACCTGGGAGTGCAACAGGTAAAAGGAATGTCCATAACACAGAGCccccaaaacccagcagaaaTGAAGGGTGTAAAGTGAGAAAAGTCATGAATGCAAAGCCCAGATCTAAGAGGAAGAATACCTTCCAACTAAAAATCTCAAGTAAATTTATTGCAGGTCTGAAATATGCCCGGGACAGGAAGAAATCGATGCTTTtgaacaaaaagcagaaagcagagtgTTTGCTCAGCCAGAGCAGTGCCTTGGGAATGGAAACAGCTTCCCAGGACACAGATGTACTTAACCCCTTGCCAAAAGGGGAAATTACACCAGCAATAAAAGAACCCAGTTCTTCTCAGAAACTCATTGTGGGAGGGGCGAGTCCCCATGTAGCAGaaagctgtgcaggagctgggtgtgtccaggaggcagctgagggTTGCAGGAAGGCTGATGCTCCAGGGGATCAGTCCCAGTGCAGCCTGCCCTCACAGGAATGGAGTGTGGCCGCAGGAAAAGCTGATAAGGTTGGCAGAGGAGCCTCCAGAGCTGAGAACACCCAGATGTGGATCAAGGAAGGAGATATCCACCAAGGCAGCTGGGCTGACCCCACTGCAGATCCCCCACACCCTGAGTGCagtgtgggaaaagcagataaAGCCAGCAGAGAGCCAGCTCAGCACAGTGCTCGGGTGGACAGTAAGGGAGGGAATAACCAGCTGGACAAGAGGCCAGATCCGAGTTTAGCTTGCCCAAGGCATGAATTCcatgtgacagcagcagcagtgcatgATAGTGGAGGAGCACGTGCAGATAACAGTGTGCAGATGTGcattaaggaagaaaaagctgACAGGCAGGGAGAAATTCAGGTATCCAGCTccaaaatggaaggaaaaatacCTGTCCTGCAGAACAGGGAAGCTGCTAGTGAAGTACACCAAGGACAGGAATTTTTAACCAAAACCTGTGCAAAATTTACTGACCTACCTGCAGGGGATTGCCCAGGTTCCCTCTTGGGAAAAAAGGTTTCAAATAT